A genome region from Schistocerca americana isolate TAMUIC-IGC-003095 chromosome 1, iqSchAmer2.1, whole genome shotgun sequence includes the following:
- the LOC124616372 gene encoding induced during hyphae development protein 1-like, with translation MNTAAVLLLFCALSSVVDSRSVSDKPKRTLFFPFTNVVNTVVGGALTAGDVLGHDIIGAAEDVAEVGIDVFEQLAEQLLQANSLESTLMKCLADLGKVGAQAAEQVADQVVDAMVDAIAAALMQGSSSSAALGQGAASVLGSLSGEVAQCLADALLGILGNLDGVLGDALGSVTGSVGGILSGVTGNSNVTGTVQDVLNNLANGSSVADVVSGVTGNGTGVVSGVTSNVTGVVSDVTGGLTSGLTGSSGSSNIVSDVVSGATGTVGGLLSGSTGSSKPKGSALGGLLGKRK, from the coding sequence GTTGTGGACTCGCGATCTGTCAGCGACAAGCCTAAGCGGACCCTCTTCTTCCCCTTCACCAATGTGGTGAACACGGTGGTGGGCGGCGCCCTGACCGCCGGGGACGTCCTCGGACATGACATCATCGGCGCCGCGGAGGACGTCGCAGAGGTTGGGATCGACGTCTTCGAGCAGCTCGCCGAGCAGCTGCTGCAGGCCAACTCGCTCGAGTCGACGCtgatgaagtgcctggcagacctGGGCAAGGTGGGGGCGCAGGCCGCGGAGCAGGTGGCCGACCAGGTGGTGGACGCCATGGTGGACGCGATCGCCGCAGCGCTGATGCAGGGCTCGAGCAGCTCGGCCGCGCTGGGCCAGGGCGCGGCCAGCGTGCTGGGCAGCCTCTCTGGGGAGGTGGCCCAGTGCCTGGCCGACGCCCTGCTGGGCATCCTGGGCAACCTGGACGGCGTGCTGGGCGACGCACTGGGCTCAGTGACTGGCAGCGTGGGCGGCATCCTCTCCGGCGTCACCGGCAACTCCAACGTGACTGGCACCGTACAGGACGTCCTGAATAACCTGGCGAACGGCTCGTCGGTGGCAGATGTCGTGTCTGGAGTAACTGGCAACGGTACTGGCGTCGTGTCTGGAGTAACCAGCAACGTGACCGGGGTCGTGTCCGATGTTACAGGTGGTCTGACGTCGGGTCTCACCGGAAGCTCGGGCTCGTCCAACATCGTTAGTGACGTAGTGTCCGGCGCCACTGGAACCGTTGGAGGTCTCCTATCTGGCAGCACTGGGAGTTCGAAGCCAAAAGGCTCTGCACTCGGTGGACTACTGGGAAAACGCAAATGA